TCTCCGGAGCAACTGGGCAAGAGGATGGAGAGAAACCCATTGGAATTATCAGAGAAAACCAAAAAAGCACAATTTTTCTTCAGTCGTAGTGTTGTAGAAGGAGTACTATTCGCCTGTTTTCCGTGCTCTTCTGGTGAGAAACATGGTGGGCGATGGCTACACACCTTTCGAATTAGCCAGCGCCACCCATCCTTTCTTCCTCCTCGAGAAATATCAGCGCCCGGGCCCACTGTCATCCGCAGCAGTTCCGTGCGAGGGCTATTTAACTGACGTGTAGAAAAAGCGAGCAAGAAATTTACATTCTTCTCCTCCCCCCCTCCTCCGGCGATGGCCGCCGGTCTCCTACTCGGCGACGCCGCCGCGGCACCGCGGGCCCGCATAGCCGTCTGCCGGCCGCGCCTGCACCTCTGTGGCTGGGCCCCGAGGCCCCACCACGGCTGCCGCCTCTCCCGCGGCCGGGGGCGCGCGCCGGCCAGGTTCGCCGCGTCCGCGTCGGGCGGCGGGCGGAGCGGATGGGACGAGCCGTCGGAGGAGGAGAAGCGGCGGGAGAGAGAGGCGGAGATGGCGCGGCGGCTCAAGGAGGCGGAGGAGATGGACGAGCTGGAGCGCACCGCCGAGGAGCTGCAGAGCCGCGCCGCCCCCGACGACGAGTCCGAGGAGGAGAAGCGCGAGCGCGTCCGCCGCGAGCTTCAGAAGGTCCCCAACCCCTCTACCTCACAGCCACAACTTCATACTACCATACCACCGCCGCGTTGTTGATTGCAGATTGCTACTGCGCAGCACATGTACACAGCCACACTGACATAGTGACGCTGCAGAACCAAATTAGCAAGAAGAGGGGAGATTAGAATTAGATTGAACCAAGCTACACACCACTAGCTAGTTTACTGCTTACAATTTGTTATCAACCCATTTGCACCTACATTGTTCTGGAATTGGATACTTGCAGAACATGGGGAAGGAGGCTGATCATAGTGGGGGTGTGTTTGCAGGTGGCCAAGGAGCAGGCCGAGAGGAGGGCGACGGGGAAGCAGATGTTCGATCTGGGGCAAAGGGCGTATGGGAAAGGGATGTATGGCCGCTCCATCGAGTTCTTGGAGGCTGCACTCACTATCATACGCCCCTCCTCGCTCCTCGGCGGTGAGGTAGTATCTATATTGGACATGTCATAACATTGCTATGAGATCCATGCGTATGGGATTACCTGTAGTCTGCTCACTGGTATGCCGAGGGACTGTGCATATAAGCCCGTGCTAGAAAGAATATTGATGCTAGTGCCAAGTGACTCACTACTTATTAGCTATGCCGGTGTCCTGTGTCACCTATGTTATAGTAGTACATAGTGGAGTGACATCAGATGTATGTGGCGTCAGTCAGCCTTAGCTGAATCCTGCTAAATGGTCGTTTAAGTGAGTTAATGAAGGATGAAACCAACACCACATATGCAGAACAAGAAGGATAGCCAGAGCCAGGGAGAACCAAAATATTTCTTCCAGAGCACTCGCCCAGAGGTTCATGGCTCCCTCATTGATTCTTAGAAATTTTGACAAGCCACTACATATAGCTATCCCTTATATGAATCCTTCAAAACCATGGACAAAAGTCTGCATGATCTGATTGCTAACTTTTCCATACTGGTATTTACAAGAGTAAAGTGATGGGAGTAAACATTTAAATCGATGAGAATGACTAAATTAAGACTGATCATAGAAGTTATTTACTTGGTGGGAGACTGGGAACTAGAAAGCTTCACACAATTGGAATTATGTTTAGTTCCTTTTTTGTTTTGTGGGCATGGATGCTGAAAGCAAATGCTCCTGGTGCTCGGTATAGTTTACAGGCAGTTCGAATGCACTGCAGGTAAGAATGCAATAAATGGACTTAGTGGCAGTTGGCACATGTCATTGTTAGCTTGTTGTCACAACCTTAGCTGCATCTCAACCTACGAGAAAGACTGGCATTTTGCATTGAGAATTGAAATTGTTcttcatgtgcatatattagatcAAGCTAGCATCATCCTGTATGATCAACATATGAGCAGCCTGTGTCACCCGGTCCAGTTCACTGATTTCAATGAACCTTGATCATGGCTGTAAACTATGATGAAAGATCCTGTATAGGTGCCTTAGTGACATCTACTGCCTGCCCTCACTTCCAGATTCAAATTTGGCTTGCAATGGCATATGATGCCAATAGGCGGCACAAGGAATCCATAGCATTGTACAAAGAATTGGAGAATACACATCCAATGATTAGCATCAGGAGACAAGCAGCTGAATTCCGGTACATTGCTGAGGCGCCCAAGTTGAAGATCTCCAACGATGAGGTGGTCACGATACCGCAAATTGGATCTAGCTGGGACTGGTTAGTTATCTTTCTGACACCGTACTATTTGTTCTCTCACCATCTCTGTGCCTGACAGCTACTTTGGTTTCTCTCTGCATGTGAGCGTTGTTTGAGTTAAGTGGCACCTTCAAGCAAAACGTTAAATAAATAAAATGGACTTTTCTTGGCTGTCAACATATCTGCTTTAGCGGCTAGTATATGAAGTATTAAACGCTGCTGAACTGTACTTATTTTATGCTGTAAACTGGTTGTTTGTTGCTATGCTACCGCATATGACATTGTGTAACTAAATAGTTTTTTGGTTGCAAGTATAGCATTTTTTTAAATTCTTCTTTCCACAACAAGATAATTTTGGCTACTGAGCATAAGCAAATGACTGTTGATTTTGATTGACCTCATTTTCTAGCTAATTATACATCCTGGATTTAGTTTCCTTTTCTACTCTTGGTTTGAACACTTTAACTGAAGTCAGAACTATGACATACAACACCATGTGAGTAGGCAACATCGTCTGCACTCTGCAAGAGATTTTCCATGTTCATATACTGCtagttttttttttagaaaaggaggatgactcccggcctctgcatctgggcgatgcatacggccactttattaattattctcacaagaccttacaaagtaatacaacagtaagactaaagctgCCGTCTAAGCAactctatccagttgatgaaggggcgcagatagcctgggcctaataccaaacagacatcgcagccaaacctaacatctaagacctgaggtcccatccaggacgcctgccgggcatgggtctcaccggtccggcgtgcactcagaggccgccgccaccaactgccaccgctccatcttcagaattgtactgatgcatcaaccttgctcggtccagctatcgtcgacgccaccacggcgcccaacggcacctcctccctgcgcgcaaacagctgagcacgtcgcggtcgccactgatacccctcagcaccatgctgccaagtaccaccagccgacacagcttgaagtctttggaagatctgtcgtgcgtagcacctgccgaccaggcatgacaaagcgtagcacctgtcggtcaggcatgacttgacatctccaccgaagctccgtgcaagatgaagccgctccacctccagccTCACTGAACGGGACGGGAGCACCCCAGGAAGACACGGCGAAGAGTTGGGCACCACAAACACCACGAGAGCCGTACCAGCCGACCGCCATGGCGAAGCGACACCACTAAAGAGAGAACCGCCGCCATCAGGAACGCCAAGAGCGCGCTGCAGCTGTCCCACCTCCCCGCggacccaaagcggcgccttcaagaaggtgacggagccgggcaccgccgccgcccaaccaaagttgtgggttttcacccgggtgcagggggaggacgagggggagggagctggatctcgaagccgccttcaagaaggaaacatcGCCTGGAGCGCCGCCGGCGTCGTGGCCGCCGCAGCCGGCCAAGAAATTACTCCGATCCAGAGCTCCCAACCCCACATCCGCGCAGTCCGCCACCGGATCCGGACGGACTGACGAGGAGGAAGCAGCAGCACGGGGGCGCCGTCTTCAGATCTGGCGAAGGAGAGCAGCAGGGGATCCCTCCACGCGACGCCCGCATCCACCGCCAACtcgccgcccgcgcggccgagTAGACGCAGCCCTCAACTCCGGCGAGCGCCGCCCGCCGCCAGGACGACGCCGCCCTCACCAGAAGAGGCCGCCGCCTCAAACCCTAGGCCCGAGCCCGAGCGGCGTCGCGGCCGAgggcctcgccgccaccctcaTCGGCGGCCGCGCGGGGGACCCAGCGcccgtctccggc
This window of the Triticum aestivum cultivar Chinese Spring chromosome 5D, IWGSC CS RefSeq v2.1, whole genome shotgun sequence genome carries:
- the LOC123122680 gene encoding uncharacterized protein — translated: MAAGLLLGDAAAAPRARIAVCRPRLHLCGWAPRPHHGCRLSRGRGRAPARFAASASGGGRSGWDEPSEEEKRREREAEMARRLKEAEEMDELERTAEELQSRAAPDDESEEEKRERVRRELQKVAKEQAERRATGKQMFDLGQRAYGKGMYGRSIEFLEAALTIIRPSSLLGGEIQIWLAMAYDANRRHKESIALYKELENTHPMISIRRQAAEFRYIAEAPKLKISNDEVVTIPQIGSSWDWYAGTWSDKIPEQEDKKRKMVAAASQPEPSTNVFGNLFLLRPPGEWKKSAWAIVTLWAVLIGTAFYLQR